A window from Camelus dromedarius isolate mCamDro1 chromosome 9, mCamDro1.pat, whole genome shotgun sequence encodes these proteins:
- the SNX20 gene encoding sorting nexin-20, with protein sequence MANPKHHGSPGWTEPIHQCMAGTKPKAAAPGPDLPRPGPEEHLDVHSSPSSNSNMTTRELQEYWRSEKCCWKHVKLLFEIASARIEERRVSKFVMYQIVVIQTGSFDSNKAILERRYSDFERLQKKLLKTFREEIEDVVFPKKLLVGNFTEEMISERKLALKEYLRLLYAIRCVRRSREFIDFLTRPELKEAFGCLRAGQYAKALDILVRVVPLQEKLTSHCPLMLVPSLCAMLVCHRDMERPAEAFAAGERALQCLQARESHRYYAPLLEAMARLAYALGKDFVSLQERLEESQLRKPALRGFTLKELTVQEYLY encoded by the exons ATGGCAAATCCCAAGCACCACGGGAGCCCTGGATGGACAGAACCTATACACCAGTGCATGGCGGGGACCAAGCCAAAAGCAGCGGCCCCTGGCCCAGACCTCCCACGTCCAGGACCTGAAGAGCACTTAG ATGTCCACAGCAGCCCAAGCTCCAACTCCAACATGACCACCCGGGAGCTGCAGGAGTACTGGCGCAGCGAGAAGTGCTGCTGGAAGCACGTCAAACTGCTCTTTGAGATTGCGTCTGCCCGCATCGAGGAGAGGAGGGTCTCCAAGTTTGTG ATGTACCAGATCGTAGTCATCCAGACCGGGAGTTTTGACAGCAACAAAGCCATCCTGGAACGGCGCTATTCAGACTTCGAGAGGCTCCAGAAAAAACTCCTAAAGACTTTCAGGGAAGAGATCGAAGATGTCGTCTTCCCCAAAAAGCTCCTGGTGGGGAACTTCACCGAGGAGATGATCTCAGAGCGCAAGCTGGCCCTCAAAGAGTACCTGCGCCTGCTGTACGCCATCCGCTGCGTGCGCCGCTCGCGCGAGTTCATCGACTTCCTGACGCGGCCCGAGCTGAAGGAGGCCTTCGGCTGCCTGCGGGCGGGCCAGTACGCCAAGGCGCTGGACATCCTGGTGCGCGTGGTGCCGCTGCAGGAGAAGCTGACGTCCCACTGCCCGCTGATGCTGGTGCCGTCCCTGTGCGCCATGCTGGTGTGCCACCGCGACATGGAGCGCCCTGCCGAGGCCTTTGCCGCCGGGGAGAGGGCCCTGCAGTGCCTGCAGGCCCGGGAGAGCCACCGCTACTACGCCCCGCTGCTGGAGGCCATGGCCCGCCTGGCCTACGCGCTGGGCAAGGACTTTGTGTCCctgcaggagaggctggaggagagcCAGCTTCGGAAGCCCGCCCTGCGGGGCTTCACCCTGAAGGAACTCACCGTCCAAGAATATCTGTACTGA